One genomic window of Oncorhynchus kisutch isolate 150728-3 linkage group LG26, Okis_V2, whole genome shotgun sequence includes the following:
- the LOC109871407 gene encoding carbonyl reductase [NADPH] 1-like yields MSGPQVALVTGSTWGLGLAIVQALCQGFKWDVYLSAWDVQRGAVVVEDLQREGLKPRLLQLDITDLANILAAWQHFMKEYGGMDVLINNTRIAPRSPAEMTSQRRS; encoded by the exons ATGTCTGGCCCCCAGGTGGCTCTGGTCACTGGTTCCACGTGGGGCCTGGGGTTAGCCATAGTGCAGGCACTGTGCCAGGGCTTTAAATGGGATGTGTATCTGAGCGCCTGGGACGTCCAGAGGGGAGCCGTGGTTGTGGAGGATCTGCAGAGGGAGGGACTCAAGCCCAGACTCCTCCAACTGGACATTACAGACCTGGCCAACATCCTGGCGGCATGGCAGCATTTCATGAAGGAGTACGGGGGTATGGATGTGCTAATCAACAACACACGCATCGCCCCAAGAA GCCCTGCAGAAATGACATCGCAGAGGAGGAGCTAG